From Orcinus orca chromosome 3, mOrcOrc1.1, whole genome shotgun sequence, a single genomic window includes:
- the NACC1 gene encoding nucleus accumbens-associated protein 1, whose protein sequence is MAQTLQMEIPNFGNSILECLNEQRLQGLYCDVSVVVKGHAFKAHRAVLAASSSYFRDLFNSSRSAVVELPAAVQPQSFQQILSFCYTGRLSMNMGDQFLLMYTAGFLQIQEIMEKGTEFFLKVSSPSCDSQGLHAEEAPSSEPQSPVAQTSSWPACGTPLPLVSRVKTEQQESDSVQCTPVAKRLWDSSQKEAGSGSSGNGSRKMAKFSTPDLAANRPPQQAPVVAAAQPTGVAGGPGAGQPAGGVAAAAGGVVSGPSTSERTSPGTSSAYTSDSPGSYHEEDEEEDAGEEGTDEQYRQICNMYTMYSMMNVGQTAEKVEALPEQVAPESRNRIRVRQDLASLPAELINQIGNRCHPKLYDEGDPSEKLELVTGTNVYITRAQLMNCHVSAGTRHKVLLRRLLASFFDRNTLANSCGTGIRSSSNNPSRKPLDSRVLHAVKYYCQNFAPNFKESEMNAIAADMCTNARRVVRKSWIPKVKPLMAEGDAYTTFISYTGKIEPDMMGVEHGFETASHDGEAGPSAEEALQ, encoded by the exons atgGCCCAGACCTTGCAGATGGAGATCCCGAACTTCGGCAACAGCATTCTGGAGTGCCTCAACGAGCAGCGGCTGCAGGGCCTGTACTGTGATGTCTCGGTGGTGGTCAAGGGCCATGCCTTCAAGGCCCACCGGGCCGTGCTGGCCGCCAGCAGCTCCTACTTCCGGGACCTGTTCAACAGCAGCCGGAGTGCGGTGGTGGAGCTGCCGGCGGCTGTGCAGCCCCAGTCCTTCCAGCAGATCCTCAGCTTCTGCTACACGGGCCGGCTGAGCATGAACATGGGCGACCAGTTCCTGCTCATGTACACAGCGGGCTTCCTGCAGATCCAGGAGATCATGGAGAAGGGCACAGAGTTCTTCCTCAAGGTGAGCTCCCCCAGCTGTGACTCCCAGGGCCTGCACGCCGAGGAGGCCCCCTCGTCCGAGCCCCAGAGCCCTGTGGCGCAGACGTCGAGCTGGCCGGCCTGCGGCACCCCACTGCCCCTCGTGTCTCGCGTCAAGACAGAGCAGCAGGAGTCGGACTCTGTGCAGTGCACGCCCGTGGCCAAGCGGCTGTGGGACAGCAGCCAGAAGGAGGCCGGCAGTGGCAGCAGTGGCAACGGCAGCCGCAAGATGGCCAAGTTCTCCACGCCGGACCTGGCCGCTAACCGGCCGCCCCAGCAGGCCCCGGTGGTGGCGGCAGCACAGCCCACCGGAGTGGCGGGGGGGCCCGGGGCCGGGCAGCCGGCAGGGGGCGTGGCAGCAGCGGCAGGCGGAGTGGTGAGTGGGCCCAGCACGTCGGAGCGGACCAGCCCGGGCACCTCAAGCGCTTACACCAGTGACAGCCCCGGCTCTTACCACGAGGAGGATGAGGAGGAGGACGCGGGCGAGGAGGGCACAGACGAGCAGTACCGGCAGATCTGCAATATGTACACCATGTACAGCATGATGAACGTCGGCCAGACCG CCGAGAAGGTGGAGGCCCTCCCTGAGCAGGTGGCCCCCGAGTCCCGGAACCGCATCCGAGTGCGGCAAGACCTGGCGTCTCTCCCTGCTGAGCTCATCAACCAGATCGGCAACCGCTGCCACCCCAAGCTCTACGATGAGGGTGACCCCTCTGAGAAGCTGGAGCTGGTAACAG gcaccaACGTGTATATCACCAGGGCGCAGCTCATGAACTGCCACGTCAGCGCGGGCACGCGGCACAAGGTCCTACTGCGGCGCCTCCTGGCCTCCTTCTTTGACCG GAACACGCTGGCCAATAGCTGTGGCACTGGCATCCGCTCTTCCAGTAACAACCCCAGCCGCAAACCGCTGGATAGCCGCGTCCTGCACGCTGTCAAGT ACTACTGCCAGAACTTTGCTCCCAACTTCAAGGAGAGCGAGATGAACGCCATCGCAGCCGACATGTGCACCAATGCCCGCCGCGTTGTGAGGAAGAGCTGGATCCCCAAGGTCAAGCCGCTTATGGCCGAGGGTGACGCGTACACCACCTTCATCAGCTACACGGGCAAGATAGAGCCGGACATGATGGGTGTGGAGCACGGCTTCGAGACGGCCAGCCATGACGGCGAGGCCGGCCCCTCGGCTGAGGAGGCCCTCCAGTAA